The genomic window AGCCACCCGCCATTTTTACGCTGAACTTATGGGTATGCCCTTGGTGCACACCGAGGTCAAGCAGCAGGGTGACGGTTTTTTTAGGCACCTATTTTTTGATACCGGCGATGGCTCTTGCATCGCTTTTTTTGAGGTCTCGGGCATGGGTGAGGCTCCGGACTATTCCACGCAAATCTCCACTGGCAACGGTTTACCGGTTTGGGTAAACCATGTGGCCTTCGGGGCCGATGAGGAAAGCACCGAAGCGGTTCGTCAGCGCATGACCGACGAGGGGATCGTGCCTTTTATGGAACTCGACCACGGCTGGTGTATCTCGCTTTACTACATGGACCCCAACGGCATCATGGTCGAAATGTGTCGAGACACCACGGGGTTCGCCGCCGACCCCGAAGAAGCCACTGCTCGGG from Acidimicrobiia bacterium includes these protein-coding regions:
- a CDS encoding VOC family protein, with translation MTRMARCGMSAPRTTGFHHVAYACRDAEATRHFYAELMGMPLVHTEVKQQGDGFFRHLFFDTGDGSCIAFFEVSGMGEAPDYSTQISTGNGLPVWVNHVAFGADEESTEAVRQRMTDEGIVPFMELDHGWCISLYYMDPNGIMVEMCRDTTGFAADPEEATARVTSTETTDHTTFVAPMDMAGLRGFDLLPAQKETN